A single region of the Planctomycetota bacterium genome encodes:
- a CDS encoding VacB/RNase II family 3'-5' exoribonuclease, with translation MSDGSTTDQLRQSILKRVSAEGYTPMRPRQLAAAIAQAHGNPSEGIPDYGTFRGALRDLMDDGDVVLGSGGAVLIPASRIANNELVGSYRSHPKGFGFVIPQEPDSHEDLFIPPGDELGAMSGDIVRAKIIPAGYRNGKDMYEGSVLEIIERRETRFVGTVGKLEGKWFVFPDGKRGPEPIAVPDAGSRYVEPGQKVIVEVTRFADDRRGPEGVISQVLGDPSDKDVDLRSAIVQFGLPEEWPEAVLDAAGDAVRSFDPETEKSKRLDLTNELICTIDPDDAKDYDDAISLSRESDGTWKLGVHIADVSYFVKAGGALDQEAYSRGNSTYFPGHVIPMLPEVLSNGVCSLVEGEPRLVKSAFIWLDPKTGRPKRTAFANSVIHSFARLRYIEAQDLIDGKDDIYHTDGPKKRSDYDPKLIQQLEHMNTCAKLIQKRRQADGQIVLNMPSIELELDSQGKVVGAAEEDDSFTHTLIEMFMVEANEAVARLFAGMGVPHIRRIHPGPDGEGEARLKTFAMSAGYRIPDLVDRHAIQALLANVRGKPEEFAVNLAVLRSISQAEYSPKLIGHFALASEHYSHFTSPIRRYADLMVHRLMDRYFEVMSADFGQGPVPPPPGDQKVAVSQKMSDVPSDEELDDIGSYISYTERRSESAERELRSVKVLQLLADKHVGDEFKGVVTGITNFGLFVQLETYLAEGLVRYQDLLDDWWDVDAKAGVIRGKRTNTVIRIGDVVQTKIARVDVPKRELDIVVLNVQSRGTGGTGKSKAQERQQNAKPRHDYGGGLEPRGRTGSDKRSQRSKSRDTRGKNRGKWDKRK, from the coding sequence ATGTCCGACGGATCGACGACTGACCAGCTGCGCCAGAGCATCCTCAAACGCGTCTCCGCCGAGGGGTACACGCCGATGCGGCCGCGCCAGCTCGCGGCCGCCATCGCTCAGGCACACGGCAATCCGTCGGAGGGCATCCCGGACTATGGCACCTTTCGTGGCGCGCTCCGTGACCTGATGGACGATGGCGACGTCGTCCTGGGCAGCGGCGGAGCTGTGCTGATCCCGGCTAGCCGCATAGCGAACAACGAGCTCGTCGGCTCGTATCGCAGCCATCCGAAGGGCTTCGGCTTCGTCATCCCTCAGGAGCCCGACAGCCACGAGGACCTCTTCATCCCGCCTGGCGACGAGCTGGGGGCGATGAGCGGCGACATCGTGCGGGCCAAGATCATCCCGGCCGGCTATCGCAACGGCAAGGACATGTACGAAGGCAGCGTGCTCGAGATCATCGAGCGACGCGAGACGCGGTTCGTCGGCACCGTTGGCAAGCTCGAGGGCAAATGGTTCGTCTTCCCCGACGGCAAGCGAGGCCCTGAGCCGATCGCCGTGCCAGACGCCGGCAGTCGCTACGTCGAGCCAGGCCAGAAGGTGATCGTTGAGGTGACCCGATTCGCCGACGATCGTCGCGGACCAGAGGGCGTGATCAGTCAAGTGCTCGGCGATCCGAGCGACAAAGACGTCGATCTCCGCAGTGCGATCGTCCAGTTCGGCCTGCCTGAGGAATGGCCGGAAGCAGTGCTCGACGCCGCCGGTGATGCAGTGCGGTCGTTCGACCCCGAAACTGAAAAGTCCAAGCGGCTGGACCTGACGAACGAGCTGATCTGCACGATCGACCCCGACGACGCCAAGGACTACGACGACGCGATCAGCCTCAGCCGCGAAAGCGACGGCACGTGGAAGCTCGGCGTTCACATCGCTGACGTCAGCTACTTCGTCAAGGCGGGCGGCGCGCTGGATCAAGAGGCGTACAGCCGGGGCAACTCGACGTACTTCCCAGGCCATGTCATTCCGATGCTGCCGGAGGTCTTGTCCAACGGTGTCTGCAGCCTGGTCGAGGGCGAACCGCGACTGGTGAAGTCCGCATTCATCTGGCTCGACCCCAAGACCGGCCGGCCCAAGCGGACGGCGTTCGCCAACAGCGTCATCCACTCCTTCGCCCGCCTTCGCTACATCGAGGCCCAGGATCTCATCGACGGCAAGGACGACATATACCACACCGATGGCCCGAAGAAGCGAAGCGACTACGACCCGAAGCTGATCCAGCAGCTCGAACACATGAACACCTGCGCCAAGCTCATCCAGAAGCGGCGACAGGCGGACGGGCAGATCGTGCTGAACATGCCGAGCATCGAGCTGGAACTCGACAGCCAAGGCAAGGTCGTCGGCGCGGCCGAAGAGGACGACTCGTTCACGCACACGTTGATCGAGATGTTCATGGTCGAGGCGAACGAAGCCGTTGCGCGGCTCTTCGCAGGCATGGGCGTGCCACACATCCGTCGCATCCACCCCGGTCCGGACGGCGAGGGAGAAGCGCGGCTGAAGACGTTCGCCATGAGCGCCGGCTACCGGATTCCGGACCTCGTCGATCGCCACGCCATCCAGGCACTGCTCGCCAACGTCCGCGGCAAACCGGAGGAGTTCGCGGTCAACTTGGCCGTGCTGCGGAGCATCAGTCAGGCCGAGTACTCGCCCAAGCTCATCGGGCACTTCGCCCTGGCCAGCGAGCATTACAGCCACTTCACGAGCCCGATCCGGCGCTACGCCGACCTGATGGTGCACCGTCTGATGGACCGGTACTTCGAGGTCATGAGCGCTGACTTCGGCCAGGGTCCCGTACCGCCTCCGCCCGGGGACCAGAAGGTGGCCGTCTCGCAGAAGATGAGCGACGTGCCGAGCGACGAGGAGCTCGACGACATCGGCAGCTACATCAGCTACACCGAACGCCGCAGCGAGTCGGCCGAGCGCGAGCTTCGCAGCGTCAAGGTCCTTCAGCTCCTCGCCGACAAGCACGTCGGCGATGAGTTCAAAGGCGTCGTCACCGGCATCACGAACTTCGGCCTTTTCGTGCAGCTCGAGACTTACCTGGCGGAGGGACTCGTGCGGTATCAGGACCTGCTCGACGACTGGTGGGACGTCGACGCCAAGGCCGGCGTCATTCGGGGCAAGCGGACCAACACCGTCATCCGCATCGGCGATGTCGTGCAGACCAAGATCGCCCGCGTCGACGTGCCCAAGCGCGAATTGGACATCGTCGTCCTGAACGTCCAAAGCCGCGGCACCGGCGGCACGGGCAAGTCCAAAGCCCAGGAACGTCAGCAGAATGCCAAACCCCGACACGACTACGGCGGCGGCCTGGAACCGCGCGGCCGGACCGGCAGCGACAAGCGATCTCAACGCAGCAAGTCGCGCGACACGCGCGGCAAGAATCGAGGGAAATGGGACAAACGCAAATAG
- a CDS encoding transglutaminaseTgpA domain-containing protein, protein VLFLIWVVLSLYTCLLFHLKVEADAARCYLEAAGPSTPISSHLDDPRLRRDERRLSSSLRRLTALVAVAGATSAVVVFLAFPRGGGASFLHELPRLSPEESVTGFSGNVDFQDIARIQQNTQVAGHIEVLGDALGPIYLRGNALDFYQADPQAPDAWSWNRTPQLDQSSAPQRLKRNDPTPIARASQTNERVFEYVVNLKPSGSDTLFVLDGTEALWLIEGGVGGMEVRSSADGTVRVAGQHLVRQIEYGGIATQKTPLQGLGVGRSDFENDESPFDRAVEWLAPLRPMLGLTRRVEAMRLATLDYFNGGSAVADLRAASNEERVQWARERHGTLLVELANAKRVDDVRSTREERGEDITGPLPPADAIIDLALDPAVTGVDLQGQPLAIARIQRPGVTELDARIAGNLERYFRNEYDYSLDVSSEAQAAVRAGRDPLEWFVVEGRRGHCELFAGTMAVALQSLGIEARVVVGYRTDEFNDRIGRWTIRQSDAHAWVEALTADGWRRFDPTPGGIGDTAGDDGFIASIGNSIRQFGEYLTYTWQQSVIGYDRGAQEGVRDSLLARVDEQVGRRVREAGDSGDGETGTWQAFKNWLSDRGLTAGLSGIVAAVASGLLTLLFIAAGVAVIAFALERWRLHRRARRIGLNDLPPDEARRLAKQLGFYDDMVQLLEGLGYRRSPGLTPREFAATLDHLPPAAFERIGGLTEVFYRVRFGQARVTPMRRSLLRRVVDQLSQKLA, encoded by the coding sequence GCGTCGCGACGAGCGGCGGCTCTCCAGCAGCTTGCGACGCCTGACGGCGCTGGTCGCCGTCGCCGGGGCGACGTCGGCAGTGGTCGTCTTCCTTGCGTTTCCACGAGGCGGCGGCGCGTCGTTTCTGCACGAGCTTCCGCGGCTTTCGCCGGAGGAGTCGGTCACTGGATTCAGCGGCAACGTCGACTTCCAGGACATCGCCCGCATTCAGCAAAACACGCAGGTCGCTGGGCACATCGAAGTACTCGGCGACGCGCTTGGCCCGATCTACCTTCGTGGCAACGCGCTCGACTTCTACCAGGCCGACCCGCAGGCCCCCGATGCGTGGTCGTGGAACCGAACGCCGCAGCTCGATCAGTCGAGCGCTCCGCAGCGACTTAAGCGAAACGACCCGACGCCGATCGCACGGGCGAGTCAGACCAACGAGCGCGTCTTCGAATACGTCGTCAACTTGAAGCCAAGCGGCTCCGACACGCTGTTTGTCCTCGACGGCACCGAAGCCCTCTGGCTCATCGAGGGCGGTGTCGGCGGGATGGAAGTTCGCTCCTCAGCGGACGGGACGGTCCGCGTCGCGGGACAGCACCTGGTCCGCCAAATCGAGTACGGCGGCATCGCGACGCAGAAGACGCCGCTCCAAGGCCTGGGCGTGGGGCGAAGTGACTTCGAGAACGATGAATCGCCCTTCGATCGCGCCGTTGAGTGGCTTGCGCCATTGCGGCCGATGCTGGGACTGACGCGGCGTGTCGAGGCGATGCGACTCGCGACGCTCGACTACTTCAACGGCGGCTCTGCGGTCGCCGATCTTCGAGCCGCCAGCAACGAAGAACGGGTTCAGTGGGCACGCGAGCGACACGGAACGCTCCTGGTGGAGCTGGCCAATGCCAAACGCGTGGATGACGTCCGGTCGACACGCGAGGAACGCGGTGAAGACATCACGGGACCACTTCCACCGGCCGACGCGATCATCGACCTCGCACTCGACCCGGCAGTCACGGGCGTCGATCTTCAAGGACAGCCGCTGGCGATCGCCCGCATCCAACGGCCCGGCGTGACGGAGCTGGACGCCCGCATCGCGGGCAACCTGGAGCGCTACTTCCGCAACGAGTACGACTATTCGCTTGATGTCAGCTCGGAAGCCCAGGCCGCCGTTCGGGCGGGACGGGATCCGTTGGAGTGGTTCGTGGTCGAAGGACGACGCGGCCACTGCGAGCTGTTTGCCGGCACGATGGCGGTCGCGTTGCAATCGCTCGGCATCGAGGCACGTGTTGTCGTCGGCTATCGCACCGACGAGTTCAACGACCGCATCGGCCGCTGGACGATTCGCCAGAGCGACGCCCACGCGTGGGTCGAAGCGCTCACAGCCGATGGATGGCGGCGGTTCGATCCGACGCCCGGAGGCATCGGCGACACCGCCGGCGATGATGGTTTCATCGCATCGATCGGCAACTCCATCCGACAGTTCGGCGAGTACCTCACGTACACATGGCAGCAGTCGGTCATCGGCTACGACCGCGGCGCTCAGGAAGGCGTTCGCGACTCGCTGCTTGCACGTGTCGACGAGCAAGTCGGCAGGCGTGTCCGCGAGGCGGGCGATAGCGGCGATGGCGAGACCGGCACCTGGCAGGCGTTCAAGAACTGGCTCTCCGACCGCGGCCTGACTGCCGGCCTGTCGGGAATCGTCGCGGCCGTGGCGAGCGGGCTGCTGACGCTGCTTTTCATTGCGGCCGGCGTTGCTGTCATCGCCTTCGCTCTGGAACGATGGCGTCTTCACCGACGCGCTCGCCGCATCGGTCTGAACGACCTGCCGCCGGATGAAGCGCGACGACTTGCGAAGCAGTTGGGCTTCTACGACGACATGGTCCAGCTGCTCGAAGGTCTTGGGTATCGCCGATCGCCCGGGCTCACGCCACGTGAGTTCGCCGCCACGCTCGACCATCTTCCACCGGCCGCGTTCGAGCGCATTGGCGGGTTGACGGAGGTCTTCTACCGCGTCCGATTCGGCCAAGCCCGCGTGACGCCGATGCGGCGATCACTGCTGCGTCGCGTGGTCGACCAGTTGTCGCAGAAGCTCGCGTAG